A region from the Vibrio artabrorum genome encodes:
- a CDS encoding GNAT family N-acetyltransferase: MNKVVFRNCDENSEYWVALEKLFQTEWSDFLFVNTYKPESNLPPVIVALRDNQVIGGLSYSRFKEPHGDSEVIWFNAVYVLPEWRGQGIASELINRGVSQVSATVQSNLYAYTNVPPLYESLGWLAVDIESELNHKVMKVPL; this comes from the coding sequence ATGAACAAGGTAGTATTCAGAAATTGCGATGAAAATAGTGAGTATTGGGTTGCTCTAGAAAAGTTGTTTCAAACTGAATGGTCTGATTTTCTGTTCGTAAATACCTATAAACCCGAAAGTAACCTCCCACCGGTGATTGTTGCTCTCAGAGATAATCAAGTTATTGGTGGTCTCTCATATTCGCGCTTCAAAGAACCTCATGGTGACTCAGAAGTTATTTGGTTTAATGCTGTTTATGTTTTACCGGAGTGGCGTGGTCAAGGTATTGCTAGTGAACTGATTAACCGAGGTGTTAGCCAAGTATCAGCAACAGTTCAAAGTAACTTGTATGCTTACACCAATGTACCACCGCTGTACGAGTCTTTAGGCTGGTTAGCGGTTGATATTGAAAGTGAGCTAAATCATAAGGTTATGAAGGTTCCGTTGTAG
- a CDS encoding GNAT family N-acetyltransferase: MVEIEKINESNIGAIKLIRLADEQVKFAGTADEFISSASETTHLHVIKNNGSVVGFFKLDVDYSSNYEFCPPDGLGLRAFAIDTSQQGKGLGTKAVKALFPYLKAHYSAFNWIYLTVNCKNPGAKVCYEKGGFENCFEQYLGGLAGPQYIMCAKIA, translated from the coding sequence ATGGTAGAAATAGAGAAGATTAACGAATCAAATATTGGGGCAATTAAGCTTATTCGTTTAGCTGATGAACAAGTTAAGTTTGCTGGTACAGCTGATGAATTCATATCAAGTGCAAGTGAGACAACTCATTTACATGTCATAAAAAACAACGGTTCAGTAGTCGGTTTCTTCAAATTGGATGTTGATTATTCTTCTAACTATGAGTTTTGTCCGCCAGATGGGCTAGGATTAAGAGCTTTTGCTATCGACACTAGTCAGCAAGGTAAAGGGTTAGGCACGAAGGCGGTCAAAGCTCTCTTTCCCTACTTAAAAGCCCACTACTCAGCGTTCAATTGGATTTACCTGACAGTTAATTGCAAAAATCCAGGAGCAAAAGTGTGTTACGAAAAAGGTGGTTTTGAAAACTGTTTTGAACAGTATTTGGGTGGTCTAGCGGGTCCTCAATACATAATGTGCGCAAAAATCGCATAA
- a CDS encoding GNAT family N-acetyltransferase, with product MITIREYVESDAQALWGIHFYTIRNVNIRDYSQEQVEAWAPECLDLSVWKTRISGLSPFVAEVDNTIVGYTDLQPNGLIDHFFCHHEYQGQGVGKALMSHVLSMAEQRGIRRLYSEVSITARPFYEYFGFKVVQTQEMEVRGQKLRNFVMEKYS from the coding sequence ATGATTACAATTCGAGAGTACGTTGAATCGGATGCTCAAGCACTCTGGGGTATTCACTTTTACACGATTCGTAACGTGAATATTCGTGATTACTCTCAAGAGCAAGTAGAGGCATGGGCTCCAGAGTGCCTTGATTTATCAGTTTGGAAAACGCGAATATCTGGTTTGTCACCATTTGTTGCTGAGGTAGATAACACTATTGTTGGTTATACTGATTTACAACCAAATGGGTTAATTGACCACTTCTTTTGTCATCATGAATATCAAGGTCAGGGCGTGGGCAAAGCACTCATGTCTCATGTGCTTAGCATGGCAGAACAACGTGGAATTAGGCGTCTGTATTCTGAAGTAAGTATTACAGCCAGACCATTTTATGAATATTTTGGGTTTAAAGTAGTTCAAACTCAAGAAATGGAGGTTCGTGGTCAAAAACTAAGAAACTTCGTCATGGAAAAATACAGTTAA
- a CDS encoding RidA family protein, translating to MIERKRGVYQGRNKSSAYKDLVWTVATSSDTSLDIVGQTKLTLETIEQNLEELGSDKTQIVSAQVFIANMPDKPKMDKVWCEWLGETPEHWPQRACLGVALEGDVLIEVTVTAVRR from the coding sequence ATGATTGAAAGGAAGCGGGGTGTCTATCAAGGTCGAAATAAATCATCAGCATATAAAGACTTGGTATGGACGGTAGCAACATCATCAGACACTTCTCTGGATATAGTTGGCCAAACTAAACTGACGCTAGAAACGATAGAACAAAACCTCGAAGAATTGGGTTCTGATAAAACTCAAATAGTAAGTGCGCAGGTGTTTATCGCCAATATGCCAGATAAACCTAAAATGGATAAAGTTTGGTGCGAGTGGCTGGGTGAAACTCCAGAACACTGGCCTCAACGAGCGTGCCTAGGTGTTGCGTTAGAAGGTGACGTACTTATTGAAGTCACAGTAACAGCGGTAAGACGTTAA
- a CDS encoding glutathione S-transferase family protein, with the protein MKVYGDLQSGNCLKVKMLLSFLNIKHEWIHVNILDGETKTTEFLSKYPNGKIPAVELDDGRYLCESNAILGYFSENTAFLPKDTYLKAKVYEWLFFEQYSHEPFIAVARFIQKYLGMPKERKAEYVSLQEGGHKALQLMESQLSKTRYLVGDEMTIADISLYAYSHVADEGGFDLTQYPAIQNWCYRIQSTPGYVGMA; encoded by the coding sequence ATGAAAGTATATGGTGACCTACAATCAGGAAACTGTTTAAAAGTTAAGATGTTACTATCGTTTTTAAATATTAAGCATGAGTGGATTCATGTGAACATTTTAGATGGTGAAACAAAAACAACTGAATTTCTATCTAAATACCCGAATGGAAAAATTCCTGCGGTTGAATTAGATGATGGGCGTTATCTGTGCGAATCAAATGCAATTTTAGGGTACTTTTCTGAAAATACAGCATTTCTACCAAAAGATACGTACTTAAAAGCAAAGGTATATGAATGGTTATTCTTCGAACAATACAGTCATGAGCCATTCATTGCTGTAGCTCGTTTTATTCAAAAATATTTAGGTATGCCAAAAGAAAGAAAAGCTGAATATGTTTCACTTCAAGAGGGTGGTCATAAAGCTCTACAATTAATGGAAAGCCAATTGAGTAAAACTAGGTATCTAGTTGGTGATGAAATGACAATTGCTGATATTTCTCTTTATGCTTATAGTCATGTTGCAGATGAAGGTGGTTTCGATTTGACTCAATATCCAGCAATTCAAAATTGGTGTTATCGTATTCAATCAACACCAGGATACGTAGGTATGGCGTAA
- a CDS encoding nuclear transport factor 2 family protein: MNSKEVVLAFWDAMKTNDFAKASEWLSPNFEGFWPQSNELTLGRENFTAINSYYPANGVWEFEVHSVVCDGATVVTDVSITDSVQKARAITFHTVENGLIIKQKEFWPDPMEAQEWRSKWVKVVQE; this comes from the coding sequence ATGAATTCAAAGGAAGTTGTCCTAGCTTTTTGGGATGCAATGAAAACTAATGACTTTGCCAAAGCGAGTGAGTGGCTTAGTCCTAATTTCGAAGGCTTTTGGCCTCAATCAAATGAACTTACATTGGGTAGAGAAAATTTCACAGCTATTAATTCCTATTACCCCGCAAATGGTGTTTGGGAGTTTGAAGTTCATTCGGTAGTTTGTGACGGAGCAACGGTCGTAACTGATGTTTCGATTACAGATAGTGTTCAAAAAGCCCGTGCTATTACTTTTCATACCGTTGAAAACGGTTTGATCATCAAGCAAAAAGAATTCTGGCCTGATCCTATGGAAGCACAAGAATGGCGCTCAAAATGGGTAAAGGTTGTACAAGAATAA
- a CDS encoding IS110-like element ISVisp6 family transposase: MSDYSYFCGIDLAKNHFSLHAVDQNGKVILHKSVTRSKLLTTIANMPLMRIGVEACGGAHYWARTLNKLGHDARIMAVKYVIPYRTKGKNDLNDAVAICEAVQRPSTRFVPVKSPEQQAILSVHRMREHWVRERTALMNRMRALLSEFGLIIPVGRSSLMKHVPLILEDAENELPHLARTVIADAYHHLGELNQRIADTEQVFESFAKVSANVQRVMKVRGIGPQTATAILASIGNGSQFDKSRDFSAWLGLVPKQYSTGGKPRLGRITKHGDKYLRTLLVHGARTVIANLGDKQDKLSQWCRGVLERRGMNRAIVALAAKNARIIWSLLHNQTEYENYAA; encoded by the coding sequence ATGTCTGATTATTCTTATTTCTGCGGTATCGACCTAGCTAAAAACCACTTCAGTCTTCATGCCGTAGACCAAAATGGTAAGGTCATACTTCATAAGTCGGTAACTCGCTCTAAACTACTGACTACAATAGCAAATATGCCACTCATGCGTATAGGCGTTGAAGCGTGTGGTGGTGCACATTATTGGGCAAGAACACTCAATAAACTTGGGCACGACGCCCGCATTATGGCCGTTAAATACGTAATTCCTTATCGAACTAAAGGAAAGAACGACCTTAATGATGCTGTTGCCATATGCGAAGCTGTTCAGCGTCCATCAACTCGCTTTGTACCCGTAAAATCCCCCGAGCAACAAGCCATCTTATCGGTACATAGAATGAGAGAGCATTGGGTTCGTGAACGCACCGCCCTTATGAATCGCATGCGCGCCCTACTCTCTGAGTTCGGGTTAATCATTCCTGTTGGCCGCTCTTCATTAATGAAACACGTTCCCTTAATCCTTGAAGATGCAGAAAATGAACTGCCACATCTCGCAAGAACGGTGATTGCCGATGCTTATCACCACCTTGGAGAGTTGAATCAACGTATCGCCGATACTGAACAAGTCTTCGAGTCTTTTGCTAAGGTCAGCGCTAATGTTCAACGAGTGATGAAGGTTCGTGGCATTGGACCGCAAACCGCTACTGCGATACTTGCTTCGATAGGCAATGGTTCTCAATTTGATAAAAGCCGTGATTTCTCTGCTTGGCTAGGACTCGTACCAAAGCAATATTCGACGGGAGGAAAGCCTCGCTTAGGTCGGATAACCAAACACGGCGACAAATACTTGCGAACACTATTAGTTCACGGGGCAAGGACAGTCATTGCTAACCTTGGCGACAAGCAAGATAAGCTAAGTCAGTGGTGTCGAGGCGTTCTAGAACGAAGAGGAATGAACCGAGCGATAGTGGCACTTGCCGCGAAGAACGCACGAATTATATGGTCGCTTTTACACAATCAAACCGAATATGAAAACTATGCTGCTTAA